In Janibacter sp. CX7, a single genomic region encodes these proteins:
- a CDS encoding UDP-N-acetylmuramate dehydrogenase — MGGTEHGAALAPLTTMRVGGPADTLVTATTTSEVVEAVRAADDAGTPLLLLSGGSNLVIADDGFRGTVVRIMTKGVDVAPSSQAGTVEVTVAAGEVWDEVVARAVAEGWSGIEALSGIPGLAGATPVQNVGAYGQEVAQTIVRVLAWDRRQGAQVTFDNAACAFTYRHSVFKETGRYVVLEVTFRLGDDGLSAPVAYADLARELGVEQGARVPLADARAAVLAQRGIRGMVLDEPDHDTWSCGSFFTNPILPTEQMDELVERAAARLGPDGPVPPVFPAGEGRVKTSAAWLIDKAGFGKGHRMPGPAALSTKHTLAITNRGDATAADVAALAREVRDGVREAFGVTLVNEPVFVGHAL, encoded by the coding sequence ATGGGCGGCACGGAGCACGGCGCCGCGCTGGCGCCGCTGACGACCATGCGTGTCGGTGGCCCGGCCGACACGCTCGTCACCGCGACGACGACGAGCGAGGTCGTCGAGGCGGTGCGCGCCGCGGATGACGCGGGCACCCCCCTTCTCCTGCTGTCGGGTGGGTCCAACCTCGTCATCGCGGACGACGGCTTCCGCGGCACCGTCGTGCGGATCATGACGAAGGGGGTGGACGTCGCCCCGTCGTCGCAGGCCGGGACCGTCGAGGTCACCGTCGCCGCCGGTGAGGTGTGGGACGAGGTCGTCGCCCGCGCCGTCGCCGAGGGCTGGTCCGGCATCGAGGCCCTGTCCGGCATCCCCGGCCTCGCCGGGGCGACCCCGGTGCAGAATGTCGGCGCCTACGGCCAGGAGGTCGCCCAGACCATCGTGCGGGTCCTCGCGTGGGACCGGCGGCAGGGGGCGCAGGTCACCTTCGACAACGCCGCCTGCGCCTTCACCTACCGGCACTCGGTCTTCAAGGAGACCGGCCGCTACGTCGTGCTCGAGGTGACCTTCCGCCTCGGCGACGACGGGCTGTCCGCGCCGGTCGCCTACGCCGACCTCGCCCGCGAGCTCGGTGTCGAGCAGGGCGCCCGGGTCCCGCTGGCCGATGCCCGGGCGGCGGTGCTCGCCCAGCGAGGCATCCGCGGCATGGTGCTCGACGAGCCCGACCACGACACGTGGAGCTGTGGCTCCTTCTTCACCAACCCGATCCTGCCGACGGAGCAGATGGACGAGCTCGTCGAGCGCGCGGCCGCCCGGCTCGGTCCTGACGGGCCGGTCCCGCCGGTCTTCCCCGCGGGGGAGGGGCGGGTCAAGACGAGCGCGGCCTGGCTCATCGACAAGGCGGGCTTCGGCAAGGGGCACCGCATGCCCGGCCCCGCTGCGCTGTCGACGAAGCACACCCTGGCGATCACCAACCGTGGCGACGCGACGGCGGCCGACGTCGCCGCCCTTGCTCGTGAGGTGCGCGATGGCGTGCGCGAGGCCTTCGGGGTGACGCTCGTCAACGAGCCCGTCTTCGTCGGGCACGCCCTCTAG
- a CDS encoding S8 family serine peptidase, protein MASRMRPRGARLAAAAAVIGLGVIGAQSATGATQDEPTSTPVPISTPDGQISSYVINTKLVTPGQVRKVESAVTAAGGVVVQSWPQIGVVVAHSTKADFRTAVVAASGNAIESVGPTRSVAVSEGTPAGAQAPWGPGTGQQKKALTKKGDVSEGTAATSTDPREGEQWDMAMIKVPQAHAITTGSPDVLVGVLDSGIDPDHPDLANQIDRANSVGCTDAGRPATGESAWAPTTSDHGTHVAGTIGAERNGVGIVGIAPGAKMASVKVVNDDGFIYPEYAVCGFMEAGLKGMDVTNNSYYVDPFEFWCGDQPEQAPAMEAVRRAVDWSTKRGTVHAAAAGNSSYDLSNKTTNDSSPNDGTSVERTINSSCKDIPTELDGVVTVSSLDRAGTLSSFSNRGLGSIDVSAPGRSILSTIVKDNGWGLKSGTSMASPHVAGVLALMKSAHPTWGPQKMITELRAQATDTPCSTTTAGAPCVGTPEENSFYGDGIVDAYAAVR, encoded by the coding sequence ATGGCTTCACGCATGCGACCGCGCGGCGCGCGCCTGGCGGCTGCTGCCGCCGTCATCGGGCTCGGCGTCATCGGCGCCCAGTCCGCCACGGGCGCGACCCAGGACGAGCCGACCTCGACCCCGGTCCCGATCTCGACCCCGGACGGTCAGATCTCCAGCTACGTCATCAACACCAAGCTCGTCACCCCGGGCCAGGTCCGCAAGGTCGAGTCGGCCGTGACCGCCGCCGGTGGCGTCGTCGTCCAGTCGTGGCCGCAGATCGGCGTCGTCGTCGCCCACTCGACGAAGGCCGACTTCCGCACCGCCGTCGTCGCGGCCTCCGGCAATGCCATCGAGTCGGTCGGCCCGACCCGCTCCGTCGCCGTCAGCGAGGGCACCCCAGCCGGCGCGCAGGCCCCGTGGGGCCCCGGCACCGGGCAGCAGAAGAAGGCCCTGACGAAGAAGGGCGACGTCTCCGAGGGCACCGCCGCCACCTCCACCGACCCGCGCGAGGGCGAGCAGTGGGACATGGCGATGATCAAGGTGCCGCAGGCGCACGCGATCACGACCGGCTCCCCCGACGTCCTCGTCGGCGTCCTCGACTCGGGCATCGACCCCGACCACCCGGACCTGGCCAACCAGATCGACCGCGCCAACTCCGTCGGCTGCACCGACGCCGGCCGCCCGGCCACCGGTGAGTCCGCCTGGGCCCCGACGACGAGCGACCACGGCACCCACGTCGCCGGCACCATCGGCGCCGAGCGCAACGGTGTCGGCATCGTCGGCATCGCGCCGGGCGCGAAGATGGCCTCGGTCAAGGTCGTCAACGACGACGGGTTCATCTACCCCGAGTACGCGGTCTGCGGCTTCATGGAGGCCGGGCTCAAGGGCATGGACGTCACCAACAACAGCTACTACGTCGACCCCTTCGAGTTCTGGTGCGGTGACCAGCCCGAGCAGGCCCCGGCCATGGAGGCCGTGCGTCGCGCGGTCGACTGGTCGACGAAGCGCGGCACCGTCCACGCGGCGGCCGCGGGCAACAGCTCCTACGACCTGTCGAACAAGACGACCAACGACTCGAGCCCCAACGACGGCACCTCCGTCGAGCGCACGATCAACAGCTCGTGCAAGGACATCCCGACCGAGCTCGACGGCGTCGTCACCGTCTCCTCGCTCGACCGGGCGGGCACGCTGTCGTCCTTCTCCAACCGCGGTCTCGGCTCGATCGACGTCTCGGCCCCGGGCCGCTCGATCCTGTCGACGATCGTCAAGGACAACGGCTGGGGCCTCAAGAGCGGCACCTCGATGGCCTCGCCGCACGTCGCCGGCGTCCTCGCCCTCATGAAGTCGGCGCACCCGACGTGGGGCCCGCAGAAGATGATCACCGAGCTGCGGGCGCAGGCCACCGACACCCCGTGCTCGACCACGACCGCCGGCGCCCCCTGCGTCGGCACCCCGGAGGAGAACTCCTTCTACGGCGACGGCATCGTCGATGCCTACGCGGCGGTGCGCTGA
- a CDS encoding adenosine deaminase, whose protein sequence is MRALPKAHLHLHFTGSMRVESVRDLASAHGLRLPDSLRSAYPPRLSAADERGWFRFQRLYDAARHCVHGEADMRRIVREAALDDGAEGSRWLEIQVDPTSYAGPVGGITPAMEIVLDEARSVNATADATGSARVGVVMAASRIRHPLEARTLARLAARLADRGPEGVLGFGLSNDERRGSTPDFAPAFRIAERAGLALVPHAGELLGPQAVAETLETLRPQRLGHGVRSVEDPRVLDLVVERGVALEVCPGSNVSLGVYREAPDVPLRTLLDAGATVALGADDPLLFDSRLLAQYETARTVHGLTDPELAELARGSFRASRAPEEVVATALADIDAWLETPPSSAA, encoded by the coding sequence CTGCGGGCCCTGCCCAAGGCGCACCTCCACCTGCACTTCACCGGGTCGATGCGCGTCGAGTCGGTCCGGGACCTCGCCTCGGCCCACGGGCTGCGGCTGCCCGACTCCCTCCGCTCGGCCTATCCCCCGCGGCTGTCCGCGGCCGACGAGCGCGGCTGGTTCCGCTTCCAGCGGCTCTACGACGCCGCGCGGCACTGCGTGCACGGCGAGGCCGACATGCGGCGCATCGTGCGCGAGGCCGCCCTCGACGACGGCGCCGAGGGGTCGCGCTGGCTCGAGATCCAGGTCGACCCGACGTCCTACGCCGGACCGGTCGGCGGGATCACGCCCGCGATGGAGATCGTGCTCGACGAGGCCCGGTCGGTGAACGCCACCGCCGATGCGACCGGCTCGGCCCGGGTCGGGGTCGTCATGGCCGCCAGCCGGATCCGGCACCCGCTCGAGGCACGCACGCTCGCCCGCCTCGCGGCCCGGCTCGCCGACCGCGGGCCCGAGGGGGTCCTCGGCTTCGGGCTGTCCAACGACGAACGCCGCGGGTCGACGCCGGACTTCGCCCCGGCCTTCCGCATCGCCGAGCGGGCCGGGTTGGCCCTCGTGCCCCACGCCGGCGAGCTGCTCGGGCCGCAGGCCGTCGCCGAGACGCTCGAGACCCTGCGACCGCAGCGGTTGGGCCACGGCGTCCGCAGCGTCGAGGACCCACGCGTCCTCGACCTCGTCGTCGAGCGCGGCGTGGCGCTCGAGGTGTGCCCGGGGTCCAATGTCTCGCTCGGCGTCTACCGCGAGGCGCCCGACGTGCCCCTGCGCACGCTGCTCGACGCCGGGGCCACGGTCGCGCTCGGCGCCGACGACCCGCTGCTCTTCGACTCGCGGCTGCTCGCGCAGTACGAGACCGCCCGCACGGTCCACGGCCTCACCGACCCCGAGCTCGCCGAGCTCGCCCGCGGCTCCTTCCGCGCCAGCCGCGCTCCGGAGGAGGTCGTCGCCACCGCCCTGGCGGACATCGACGCCTGGCTGGAGACACCCCCTTCGTCCGCGGCGTAG
- a CDS encoding DUF5709 domain-containing protein, whose amino-acid sequence MSEREDLDTDLTSYSLDDEDQLQPGDSLMGTGAEGEDVLDAGYSPPDSPRGSYAHGVTAAEQAVGETIDERLKQEEPDTTWSEEDPSRRGDGRVGGDDPDAIAAEDDWIGDSEVGDARAGRLVSPDEGSHEDHDDQAWCRDVGVDGGAASAEEAAVHIIDGRDEERD is encoded by the coding sequence ATGAGCGAGCGCGAGGACCTCGACACCGACCTCACGAGCTACAGCCTCGACGACGAGGACCAGCTGCAGCCCGGCGACAGCCTCATGGGCACGGGGGCGGAGGGCGAGGACGTGCTCGACGCGGGGTACTCCCCGCCCGACTCCCCCCGCGGGTCCTACGCGCACGGGGTGACCGCTGCGGAGCAGGCCGTCGGCGAGACGATCGACGAGCGGCTCAAGCAGGAGGAGCCCGACACCACGTGGTCCGAGGAGGACCCCTCGCGACGCGGCGACGGTCGGGTGGGCGGCGACGACCCCGACGCCATCGCCGCCGAGGACGACTGGATCGGCGACTCCGAGGTCGGCGACGCTCGCGCCGGACGCCTCGTCAGCCCCGACGAGGGCAGCCACGAGGACCACGACGACCAGGCCTGGTGTCGCGACGTCGGCGTCGACGGCGGCGCCGCCTCGGCCGAGGAGGCGGCGGTGCACATCATCGACGGCCGCGACGAGGAGCGGGACTGA
- a CDS encoding aminotransferase class I/II-fold pyridoxal phosphate-dependent enzyme, with product MSDLSAEELRTLAQTQREAHAAQAAKGAKLDVTRGKPSSAQLDLADPMLSLPSATTDRAGTDVRNYGGLSGLTELREIFAELLWVEPEQIVAGGNSSLTMMRDVLVDLLLFGAIDSPRPWAKEDKVTFICPVPGYDRHFALLADLGIEMVTVPMTDDGPDVEEVARIAGSDPSVKGMWIVPTYANPTGSIVTHEVASRLAGMETAAPDFKIFWDNAYAVHHLTEDEAKSADIITLCSGAGHPHRTVMFASTSKITWAGAGVAFLASSVEQVAWYLEHLGKGSIGPDKVNQLRHVEFFGDAEGVRAHMRKHAEIIAPKFAEVDRVLTERLGGLGVATWNRPTGGYFVNLDVLPGTASRVVALAKEAGLSLTPAGASFPHGDDPQDTNIRLAPTMPPMAELTEAMETVATCVLIAAAEQLETTKE from the coding sequence ATGTCCGATCTCTCCGCCGAGGAGCTGCGCACCCTCGCGCAGACCCAGCGGGAGGCCCACGCGGCCCAGGCCGCGAAGGGCGCCAAGCTGGACGTCACCCGCGGCAAGCCGAGCTCCGCACAGCTCGACCTCGCCGACCCGATGCTCTCCCTCCCTTCGGCCACGACGGACCGCGCCGGGACCGACGTGCGCAACTACGGCGGCCTCTCCGGCCTCACCGAGCTGCGCGAGATCTTCGCCGAGCTCCTCTGGGTCGAGCCGGAGCAGATCGTCGCCGGGGGCAACTCCTCGCTGACGATGATGCGCGACGTCCTCGTCGACCTGCTGCTCTTCGGTGCCATCGACTCCCCCCGCCCGTGGGCGAAGGAGGACAAGGTCACCTTCATCTGCCCGGTCCCGGGCTACGACCGCCACTTCGCCCTGCTCGCGGACCTGGGCATCGAGATGGTGACCGTGCCGATGACGGACGACGGGCCGGATGTCGAGGAGGTCGCCCGCATCGCCGGCTCCGACCCCTCGGTCAAGGGCATGTGGATCGTGCCGACCTATGCCAACCCGACCGGCTCGATCGTCACCCACGAGGTCGCCAGCCGTCTGGCCGGCATGGAGACGGCCGCCCCCGACTTCAAGATCTTCTGGGACAACGCCTACGCGGTGCACCACCTCACCGAGGACGAGGCCAAGAGCGCCGACATCATCACGCTGTGCTCGGGCGCCGGCCACCCGCACCGCACCGTCATGTTCGCCTCGACCTCGAAGATCACCTGGGCGGGCGCGGGCGTGGCCTTCCTCGCCTCGTCCGTGGAGCAGGTCGCCTGGTACCTCGAGCACCTCGGCAAGGGGTCGATCGGGCCCGACAAGGTCAACCAGCTGCGCCACGTCGAGTTCTTCGGCGACGCCGAGGGCGTGCGGGCGCACATGCGCAAGCACGCGGAGATCATCGCGCCGAAGTTCGCCGAGGTCGACCGCGTCCTCACCGAGCGGCTCGGCGGCCTCGGGGTAGCCACGTGGAACCGCCCGACCGGTGGCTACTTCGTCAACCTCGACGTCCTGCCCGGCACCGCCTCGCGCGTCGTCGCCCTCGCCAAGGAGGCCGGCCTCTCGCTCACGCCGGCCGGCGCCTCCTTCCCCCACGGCGACGACCCGCAGGACACCAACATCCGCCTCGCCCCGACGATGCCGCCCATGGCGGAGCTCACCGAGGCGATGGAGACGGTCGCGACCTGCGTCCTGATCGCGGCCGCGGAGCAGCTGGAGACCACCAAGGAGTGA
- the secE gene encoding preprotein translocase subunit SecE, which yields MSQLGAQPTKARREPKGGNPISRFFGSIGLFLAQVLDELRKVVRPTRSELINYTLVVIVFVTVMMLVVSGLDAVFTRVVLWVFGG from the coding sequence GTGAGCCAGCTCGGAGCGCAGCCGACCAAGGCGCGGCGCGAGCCGAAGGGTGGCAACCCGATCTCTCGCTTCTTCGGGTCCATCGGCCTCTTCCTTGCCCAGGTGCTCGACGAGCTCCGCAAGGTCGTCCGGCCGACTCGGTCCGAGCTGATCAACTACACGCTCGTGGTGATCGTCTTCGTCACCGTGATGATGCTCGTCGTCTCGGGACTGGACGCGGTCTTCACCCGGGTTGTGCTCTGGGTGTTCGGCGGCTGA
- the nusG gene encoding transcription termination/antitermination protein NusG, which produces MSEQAPTPESQDTEGTSSVIAAEQAEHAAQPPADLPSAQDADDARAADEALEEAAAEQADDEQVADEPTAAAADEDGDVLPEDSADPVQAFKDDLAGKFGDWYVIHTYAGYENRVKHNLETRVANLDMEDYIFEVAVTIDEVTEIKSGQKKVRKQPRMPGYVLVRMDLTDESWGAVRHTPGVTGFVGNAHDPVPLSLDEVFTMIKPADLEKPAAPAAAGAAPAQDGVAPATAVDVDFEIGESVTVMDGPFETMPATISEILPESQKLKVLVSIFGRETPVELGFHQVAKI; this is translated from the coding sequence ATGTCCGAGCAGGCCCCGACCCCCGAGTCCCAGGACACCGAGGGCACCTCGAGCGTCATCGCCGCCGAGCAGGCCGAGCACGCTGCGCAGCCGCCGGCGGACCTCCCTTCGGCCCAGGACGCGGACGACGCCCGCGCCGCCGACGAGGCCCTCGAGGAGGCCGCTGCCGAGCAGGCCGACGACGAGCAGGTCGCCGACGAGCCGACCGCGGCCGCCGCCGACGAGGACGGCGACGTCCTGCCCGAGGACAGCGCCGACCCGGTCCAGGCCTTCAAGGACGACCTCGCCGGCAAGTTCGGCGACTGGTACGTCATCCACACCTACGCGGGCTACGAGAACCGCGTGAAGCACAACCTCGAGACGCGTGTCGCCAACCTCGACATGGAGGACTACATCTTCGAGGTGGCCGTCACGATCGACGAGGTCACCGAGATCAAGTCCGGCCAGAAGAAGGTGCGCAAGCAGCCGCGCATGCCCGGCTACGTCCTCGTCCGCATGGACCTGACGGACGAGTCGTGGGGCGCCGTGCGGCACACCCCGGGCGTCACCGGCTTCGTCGGCAACGCGCACGACCCGGTGCCGCTGAGCCTCGACGAGGTCTTCACGATGATCAAGCCGGCCGACCTCGAGAAGCCCGCCGCCCCGGCCGCCGCGGGTGCGGCCCCGGCCCAGGACGGCGTCGCGCCGGCCACCGCGGTCGACGTCGACTTCGAGATCGGCGAGTCGGTCACCGTCATGGACGGCCCCTTCGAGACCATGCCGGCGACGATCTCCGAGATCCTCCCCGAGAGCCAGAAGCTCAAGGTCCTCGTCTCCATCTTCGGCCGGGAGACCCCGGTCGAGCTCGGCTTCCACCAGGTCGCGAAGATCTGA
- the rplK gene encoding 50S ribosomal protein L11, translating to MPPKKKVSGYIKLQIQAGAATPAPPVGPALGQHGVNIMEFVKAYNDATADMRGNVVPVEITVYEDRSFTFITKTPPAAELIKKAAGLKKASGEPHKVKVGSLTPDQVREIAQTKMPDLNANDIDAAMKIIAGTARQMGIETPGI from the coding sequence ATGCCCCCCAAGAAGAAGGTCTCCGGCTACATCAAGCTGCAGATCCAGGCTGGTGCCGCCACCCCCGCCCCGCCGGTCGGTCCGGCGCTGGGTCAGCACGGCGTCAACATCATGGAGTTCGTCAAGGCGTACAACGACGCCACGGCGGACATGCGCGGCAACGTCGTGCCGGTCGAGATCACGGTCTACGAAGACCGCTCCTTCACCTTCATCACGAAGACCCCGCCGGCCGCCGAGCTGATCAAGAAGGCTGCTGGCCTGAAGAAGGCCTCGGGCGAGCCGCACAAGGTCAAGGTCGGCTCCCTCACCCCCGACCAGGTGCGTGAGATCGCGCAGACCAAGATGCCCGACCTCAACGCCAACGACATCGACGCCGCGATGAAGATCATCGCCGGCACCGCCCGCCAGATGGGCATCGAGACCCCGGGTATCTGA
- the rplA gene encoding 50S ribosomal protein L1 has protein sequence MKRSKSYRAAADKIDRDLAYAPLEAVRLAKEGAKKSYDETVEVVFRLGIDPRKADQMVRGTVNLPHGTGKTARVLVFANGDKADAAREAGADFVGSDDMLEKVQGGWMDFDAVVATPDLMGKVGRLGKVLGPRGLMPNPKTGTVTMDTAKAVADIKGGKIEFRNDKHANLHFIIGKASFDEKALVENYQTALDEILRLKPSASKGRYITKAVLSTTMGPGIQLDSSRVKNLLEESTPVAADEVPAAE, from the coding sequence ATGAAGCGCAGCAAGAGCTACCGCGCCGCAGCCGACAAGATCGACCGCGACCTCGCCTACGCCCCCCTCGAGGCCGTCCGCCTCGCCAAGGAGGGCGCGAAGAAGTCCTACGACGAGACCGTCGAGGTCGTCTTCCGACTCGGCATCGACCCCCGCAAGGCCGACCAGATGGTCCGCGGCACGGTCAACCTCCCGCACGGCACGGGCAAGACCGCCCGCGTCCTCGTCTTCGCCAACGGCGACAAGGCCGACGCCGCCCGTGAGGCCGGCGCCGACTTCGTCGGGTCCGACGACATGCTCGAGAAGGTCCAGGGCGGCTGGATGGACTTCGACGCCGTCGTCGCCACCCCGGACCTCATGGGCAAGGTCGGTCGTCTCGGCAAGGTCCTCGGTCCCCGTGGCCTCATGCCCAACCCCAAGACGGGCACCGTCACGATGGACACGGCCAAGGCCGTCGCCGACATCAAGGGCGGCAAGATCGAGTTCCGCAACGACAAGCACGCCAACTTGCACTTCATCATCGGCAAGGCGAGCTTCGACGAGAAGGCGCTCGTGGAGAACTACCAGACCGCGCTCGACGAGATCCTGCGTCTCAAGCCGTCTGCCTCCAAGGGTCGCTACATCACCAAGGCCGTGCTGAGCACGACCATGGGCCCCGGCATCCAGCTCGACAGCTCGCGGGTCAAGAACCTCCTGGAGGAGTCCACCCCGGTGGCCGCCGACGAGGTTCCCGCCGCGGAGTGA
- the rplJ gene encoding 50S ribosomal protein L10 has protein sequence MANPQKDAAIAELAEKFRSSSAAVITEYRGLTVAQLGELRSKLRGNATYSVVKNTLTERAAKEAGIESAFEGQLVGPNAIAFVEGDPVEAAKGLRDFAKDNPLLVIKGGILDGNPLTPEEIDKLAKLESREVLLGKLAGAMKAQLTQAAYLFNAPLAQTARVVDALRAKVEEQGPVATDAPAAETEEPAAEADASTETTPEGGDEA, from the coding sequence ATGGCGAACCCCCAGAAGGACGCCGCCATCGCCGAGCTCGCGGAGAAGTTCCGCAGCTCCAGCGCGGCCGTGATCACGGAGTACCGCGGTCTGACCGTGGCGCAGCTCGGCGAGCTGCGCAGCAAGCTCCGTGGCAACGCCACCTACTCCGTGGTGAAGAACACGCTGACCGAGCGCGCTGCCAAGGAGGCGGGCATCGAGTCCGCCTTCGAGGGCCAGCTCGTCGGCCCCAACGCGATCGCCTTTGTCGAGGGCGACCCCGTCGAGGCTGCCAAGGGTCTGCGTGACTTCGCCAAGGACAACCCCCTCCTGGTGATCAAGGGCGGAATCCTCGACGGGAACCCGCTCACGCCGGAGGAGATCGACAAGCTCGCGAAGCTCGAGTCCCGCGAGGTTCTCCTGGGCAAGCTGGCTGGCGCCATGAAGGCCCAGCTCACCCAGGCCGCGTACCTCTTCAACGCGCCGCTCGCGCAGACGGCTCGCGTCGTCGACGCGCTGCGCGCGAAGGTCGAGGAGCAGGGCCCGGTCGCGACCGACGCCCCCGCTGCGGAGACCGAGGAGCCGGCCGCCGAGGCCGACGCCTCCACCGAGACCACCCCCGAGGGTGGCGACGAGGCCTGA
- the rplL gene encoding 50S ribosomal protein L7/L12, whose amino-acid sequence MAKLSTDELLEAFKEMTLIELSEFVKQFEETFEVTAAAPVAVAGAAPAAGGDAGGDAAAEQDEFDVILAAAGDKKIQVIKEVRALTSLGLKEAKDLVDGAPKPVLEKVDKDAAEKAKEALEGAGATVELK is encoded by the coding sequence ATGGCGAAGCTCAGCACCGACGAGCTCCTTGAGGCCTTCAAGGAGATGACCCTCATCGAGCTCTCCGAGTTCGTGAAGCAGTTCGAGGAGACCTTCGAGGTCACCGCCGCGGCCCCGGTTGCCGTCGCGGGTGCCGCCCCGGCCGCCGGTGGCGACGCCGGTGGCGACGCCGCCGCCGAGCAGGACGAGTTCGACGTCATCCTCGCCGCGGCCGGCGACAAGAAGATCCAGGTCATCAAGGAGGTCCGCGCGCTCACGAGCCTCGGCCTCAAGGAGGCCAAGGACCTCGTCGACGGCGCCCCCAAGCCCGTCCTCGAGAAGGTCGACAAGGACGCCGCGGAGAAGGCCAAGGAGGCCCTCGAGGGCGCCGGCGCCACCGTCGAGCTCAAGTGA